The Curtobacterium poinsettiae DNA segment TCGCTGCGCTGTGGCTGCCCCGGCGCTGGTGGATCCTCGGCGCGCTCGTCGCGGTCGCGCTGTCCACTGGCATCGAGTTCGCGCAGGCCACCTACCTGCCGTACCGGGTCGCGGACCCGCGCGACGTGCTGTCGAACGGCCTCGGTGGACTGCTCGGTGCGACGCTGGTCGGACTCGTCCGCAGTTTGCTGCCGGAGCGTCGCCGCCGACGCCGTCTGCACCCCAGGACCGCCTAGGACTCTGGTAGTCTTGTGCGGTTGCCGTCGAACGGCCGCGGACAAAGAGCGCTCGTGCATCAGGCACGGGCACCGCGCAACGGACAGGAAGGGGATCACCATGGCACTTGACGCACAGGTCAAGCAGGAGATCATCGAAGAGTACGCGACCCACCCGGGCGACACCGGATCCCCCGAGGTCCAGGTCGCCGTTCTGACGCGTCGTATCAACGACCTGAACGAGCACCTCAAGGAGCACAAGCACGACCACCACTCGCGTCGTGGCCTGCTCCTCATGGTCGGTCAGCGTCGCCGTCTCCTCGGCTACCTCTCCGACGTCGACATCGCCCGCTACCGCACGCTCATCGAGCGCCTCGGCCTGCGTCGCTAGTCGACCGACACACGCTTGACCGAACGCCCCGGACCTCCTCGTGAGGACCGGGGCGTTCTTCGTTCCAGGTGCGGGCCGTGGGGACGGGAATGGTTGCGAGCAGAACCGGGTTGGATGCTATGTTCATGCAAACGCATCGAAAGTCGGGAAGCATCATGACCACCATCGCCGTCGTCTCCGCCGGGCTCTCCGAGCCCAGCTCCACCCGCCTGCTCGCCGACCGTCTGGGGGAGGCCGCCGTGGCGTCGCTCGTCGCCGAGGGCACCCCGGCACACGTCGTGCACGTCGAGCTCCGGCCGCTCGCGCACGAGATCACCGACGCGATGCTCACCGGTTTCGCTGCCCCGGCGCTCTCCGCAGCGATGGCCGCCGTGGTCGAGGCAGACGCCGTCGTGTTCGTCACGCCGATCTTCACCGCCGGCGTCAGCGGACTGGCCAAGTCGTTCCTGGACGTGCTCGACAAGGACTCGATGGCCGACATGCCCGTCCTGCTCGGTGCCACCGGCGGGACCTCGCGGCACTCCCTCGCGATCGACCACGCCGTACGGCCGGTCTTCGCGTACCTGCGCGCAGCGATCGTGCCCACCGGGGTCTTCGCCGCGACCGACGACTGGGGGACCGACGGTGACGCGGCCGCCCTGGACGGTCGCATCCGCCGGGCCGGAGCCGACCTGGCCTGGGCGATCCGGGCCTCCAGGCGGGCGCCGCGGGAAGCCGACGCGCTCCCCGCGACCCCGGACTTCGCGAGCCTGCTCGGCGACCTCGGCCACTGACCCGGGGGCTCGTCGCCGCCGCCGTCGCCGGGGGCGCGTGCTCTTAGGCGGACCACAGGGTTCGTACGGTCGGTGCGCGGCGGGTGCGCGGCTCGCTCATCGGTGCCCTCGGGAACCTCGTCATGACGACGAGGAGGACCGATGGACACCAGAGGCAGCGGCAGGCGATCCGCACGGATCACGAGTGCACTCGTCAGCACGGGCGGGCTCGTGGTGGCGATGGTCACCGGTGCGGGGCTCTGGCTCGGGCACGAGCAGGCGAGCACGAGCAGTGACACGAGTACGAGCAGCTCCAGCAGCAGTGAGTCCAGCAGCAGCGCCGACACGAGCACGAACACCGACTCGTCGAGCCAGCCGACCGACCCCGCGACCGATTCGACGACCGACTCCGGAACGACCGACTCCGGTACGACGGACTCGGACACGACCGACTCGGACACCGGCGTCTCGCAGGGCACCACCGGCGGGACCTCCGACACCACGACGACGGGGTCGTGACCGTGCGCGCCACCACCGAGTGGGACCTCTGGACCACGACCGCCCGGGTCGTCCTCGACCACCGGGACCGTCGGCACCTCGCCGCCGCGGAGTCCTGCGTCCGGCGGGTCACCTCCGCCGTCGACGCCGCGTGCAGCCGATTCCGCGACGACTCCGAACTCACCGCACGCGCCGACGATCTGGTGCGTGGCACCGAGGTGTCGCCGCTCCTCGCCGCACTCGTGCACCAGGCGCTCGACGCAGCGCGGCTCTCCGACGGCGACGTCGATCCGACCCTCGGGCGCCGGATGGTGTCCCTCGGGTACGACGCTGCCTTCGCCGACGCCCGGCCGGTCCAGTCGCCCGAGGCCCTGTCGCGTGCACTCGACGACCGTCCGGCGTGGCAGCGCATCCTGCTGTCGGGCACGTTCCTGCGCATCCCCGAGGGCGTCACGCTCGACCTCGGTGCCACGGCGAAGGCCGCTGCCGCCGACATGGCTGCGGCGAGCATCACCGCGCGGCTCGGCATCGGTGCGCTGGTGTCGCTCGGCGGCGACGTCGCGACCGCCGGCCCGGATCCGTCCGGCGGCTGGCAGGTGCGGGTGCAGGACCTCGAGGGTGACCCGGTCGACCACGTCCGGATCGCCTCGGGGTGGTCCGTCGCGACCTCGAGCACGCAGAAGCGCCGCTGGGAGCAGGAGGGCACCACCCGGCACCACATCCTCGACCCACGGTGGGGTCTGCCCGCCGAGCCGGTCTGGCGCACGGTGACCGTCGTCGCCCCGTCGTGCACC contains these protein-coding regions:
- a CDS encoding VanZ family protein, which produces MFRRLLLLALTAGYAWVIWRMTLTPQVFTSAQNSLVLHAIAWVQQLPHGAWFTYERTEFLANIAMFVPVGMLAALWLPRRWWILGALVAVALSTGIEFAQATYLPYRVADPRDVLSNGLGGLLGATLVGLVRSLLPERRRRRRLHPRTA
- the rpsO gene encoding 30S ribosomal protein S15; protein product: MALDAQVKQEIIEEYATHPGDTGSPEVQVAVLTRRINDLNEHLKEHKHDHHSRRGLLLMVGQRRRLLGYLSDVDIARYRTLIERLGLRR
- a CDS encoding CE1759 family FMN reductase, encoding MTTIAVVSAGLSEPSSTRLLADRLGEAAVASLVAEGTPAHVVHVELRPLAHEITDAMLTGFAAPALSAAMAAVVEADAVVFVTPIFTAGVSGLAKSFLDVLDKDSMADMPVLLGATGGTSRHSLAIDHAVRPVFAYLRAAIVPTGVFAATDDWGTDGDAAALDGRIRRAGADLAWAIRASRRAPREADALPATPDFASLLGDLGH
- a CDS encoding FAD:protein FMN transferase, producing MTVRATTEWDLWTTTARVVLDHRDRRHLAAAESCVRRVTSAVDAACSRFRDDSELTARADDLVRGTEVSPLLAALVHQALDAARLSDGDVDPTLGRRMVSLGYDAAFADARPVQSPEALSRALDDRPAWQRILLSGTFLRIPEGVTLDLGATAKAAAADMAAASITARLGIGALVSLGGDVATAGPDPSGGWQVRVQDLEGDPVDHVRIASGWSVATSSTQKRRWEQEGTTRHHILDPRWGLPAEPVWRTVTVVAPSCTTANTMTTAAVVRGRTAAEWLRRSGRAARLVAADGTVVRLGGWPDDQGTDDQHADEQPDERPDDDRSAVA